The following proteins come from a genomic window of Mammaliicoccus sp. Marseille-Q6498:
- a CDS encoding GTP pyrophosphokinase family protein: MNQWEEFLEPYKQAIDELKIKLKGLRKQYESLDRPSPIEFVTGRVKPISSIIDKANQRDIPFDRLREEMYDIAGLRMMCQFVDDIDVVVELLRQRQDFEVVEERNYIQYTKESGYRSYHVIVSYPIETLHGQTYILAEIQIRTLAMNFWATIEHTLRYKYDGDYPPEIRNRLERAAEAAFLLDEEMSEIREEIQEAQKYYSRQKSNKHKHD, translated from the coding sequence ATGAATCAATGGGAAGAATTTTTGGAACCATATAAACAAGCAATTGACGAATTGAAGATTAAATTGAAGGGGTTACGTAAACAATATGAATCTTTAGATAGACCTTCGCCAATTGAGTTTGTAACAGGGCGTGTAAAGCCTATATCAAGTATTATTGATAAAGCAAATCAGCGTGACATACCTTTTGATAGATTAAGAGAAGAAATGTATGATATTGCGGGTTTAAGAATGATGTGTCAATTTGTGGACGATATCGATGTAGTTGTTGAATTATTAAGACAACGACAAGACTTCGAAGTCGTAGAAGAGCGTAATTATATTCAATATACTAAAGAAAGTGGTTATCGTTCATATCATGTTATCGTCAGCTATCCTATAGAAACGTTACATGGTCAAACTTATATTTTAGCAGAAATACAAATTAGAACTTTAGCTATGAATTTCTGGGCAACAATTGAACATACACTAAGATATAAATACGATGGAGATTATCCTCCTGAAATAAGAAATAGACTTGAAAGAGCGGCAGAAGCAGCATTTTTACTAGATGAAGAAATGTCTGAAATTCGTGAAGAAATTCAAGAAGCTCAAAAATATTATTCAAGGCAAAAAAGCAACAAACATAAACATGATTAA
- a CDS encoding CYTH domain-containing protein, which translates to MGQELEIEFKNMLTEDEYKSIKHYYFKQNEPFKQTNHYIDTQNHDIISKKMALRIREKANQFEMTLKVPQEVGLLEYNEVVEFLPEKNQKLDKQFLPISITNILMKHNIPIEELELLGDLTTYRLEKETEDGLLVLDHSKYLNTEDYELEFEVSDYQQGEKAFSKLLNSLNINRRKPDNKVKRFFDTERKST; encoded by the coding sequence ATGGGACAAGAATTAGAAATTGAATTTAAAAACATGCTCACTGAAGATGAATATAAATCTATCAAACATTATTATTTTAAACAAAACGAACCATTTAAACAAACAAATCACTATATCGATACACAAAATCACGATATCATATCTAAAAAAATGGCTCTAAGAATTCGAGAAAAAGCTAATCAATTTGAAATGACTTTAAAAGTTCCACAAGAAGTTGGTTTACTTGAATACAATGAAGTCGTCGAATTTTTACCCGAAAAAAATCAAAAACTAGACAAACAATTTTTACCAATTAGTATTACTAACATATTAATGAAACACAACATTCCAATAGAAGAATTAGAATTGCTGGGTGACTTAACGACATATAGATTAGAAAAAGAAACTGAAGATGGTCTTCTCGTTTTAGATCACAGTAAATATTTAAATACTGAAGACTATGAACTCGAATTTGAAGTGAGTGACTATCAACAAGGTGAAAAAGCATTTTCAAAACTTTTAAACTCACTTAATATTAATAGAAGAAAGCCAGATAATAAGGTTAAACGTTTCTTTGATACTGAACGCAAAAGTACTTAA
- a CDS encoding globin, which produces MNPYEVIDPKDLYDMIDHFYILVEQDSRINHLFPGDFAETSRKQKQFLTQFLGGPALYTEEHGHPMLRQRHLPFKITNIERDAWLENMHQALDASQLDKDIQEYLFERLKLTANHMVNA; this is translated from the coding sequence ATGAACCCATATGAAGTAATCGACCCCAAAGACTTATACGATATGATTGATCATTTTTATATCCTTGTAGAACAGGATTCGCGGATTAATCATCTTTTCCCAGGTGACTTTGCAGAAACGAGTCGCAAACAAAAACAGTTTTTAACTCAATTTTTAGGTGGACCTGCGTTATATACAGAAGAACATGGACATCCTATGTTACGTCAACGTCACTTGCCATTTAAAATTACAAATATAGAAAGAGACGCTTGGTTAGAAAATATGCACCAGGCACTCGACGCATCTCAATTAGACAAAGATATACAAGAATATTTATTTGAAAGACTCAAGCTAACTGCAAATCATATGGTTAACGCTTAA
- a CDS encoding DsbA family protein: MAEELRLIYANEQNNIDLTPVSKIEIYSFFDPFCEDCFNLSSTLAKLKIEYQKYIKIRQILNPSLKVLTKCQAQSTCEFDNVALAFKAAELQGHNKATRFLNLIQNEIIPHEKIITSELVRKCAYKAGIDLSVFIKDLQDQALTESLQTDLHIAREMDINMTPSLVFFNEDIHSEGLKVEGLYPYHIYTYIIQELIGTEVEKQLPPKLLEYIQSQSIISEQEIATIYEWPEKIVKRELRKLQLQGYVEPQTSPHGDFWKCKK, encoded by the coding sequence ATGGCCGAAGAATTAAGATTAATCTATGCTAATGAACAGAATAATATAGATTTAACACCCGTTAGCAAAATCGAAATATATTCATTTTTCGATCCATTTTGCGAAGATTGTTTTAATCTATCATCTACTTTAGCAAAGTTAAAAATTGAATATCAAAAATATATAAAAATTCGTCAAATTTTGAACCCATCTCTAAAAGTTTTAACTAAGTGTCAGGCTCAAAGTACATGTGAATTTGATAACGTCGCGTTAGCTTTTAAAGCAGCAGAATTGCAAGGACATAATAAAGCTACTAGATTTCTCAATCTAATACAAAACGAAATCATACCACATGAGAAAATCATTACGAGTGAATTAGTTAGAAAGTGCGCATATAAAGCTGGAATCGATTTGTCAGTATTTATTAAAGACTTACAAGATCAAGCTTTAACTGAAAGTCTGCAAACAGATTTGCACATCGCACGAGAAATGGATATTAATATGACACCATCTTTAGTATTCTTCAATGAAGATATACATTCTGAAGGACTTAAAGTTGAAGGCTTGTACCCATATCATATTTATACGTATATCATTCAAGAACTTATTGGAACTGAAGTTGAAAAACAACTCCCACCAAAATTACTAGAATATATACAATCGCAAAGTATCATTTCTGAACAAGAAATTGCTACTATTTATGAATGGCCAGAGAAAATTGTAAAAAGAGAACTAAGAAAATTACAATTACAAGGTTATGTCGAACCTCAAACTTCTCCACACGGTGATTTTTGGAAATGCAAAAAATAA
- the pepF gene encoding oligoendopeptidase F has translation MAKLITREEQQEQYTWDLTTIFPSDEAYEEAFKELESYLGKEEQFKGHLQDSSDTLYQALLLDSEIDEKLGKVYVYAHLKHDQDTANDKYAGYEAKAATLANKFGSAWSFILPELMSIDEATLNEFVASNDDLKRYQFDIEKLNKKRPHILSDKEEKILAEAGEALQTPSNVFGMFNNADLEFKPAVDKDGNEHELTQGTYTKLLESEDRVLRKSAYDNVYEAYGSHNNTLTATLSGKVKTAIFSSKVRKYKSAREQALSNNFIPEDVYDNLVETVHKYLPLLHRYTELRKELLGLDEMHMYDMYTPLVKNSSFEMPYEEAKDWMVKALQPMGKEYVEVVQEGLNNRWVDVYENKGKRSGGYSSGAHLTNPFILLNWSDSISDLFTLIHEFGHSAHSYFSRKNQQSNESDYSIFVAEVASTTNEALLSEYMDKNLEDPEKRKYLLNQELERFRATLFRQTMFAEFEHLIHKIVEEGEPLTSERLNKEYAELNVKYFGDSVVTDDNIAKEWSRIPHFYYNFYVYQYATGYSAAQALSKQILEEGEPAVKRYINEFLKAGSSDYPIEVLKKAGVDMTSKKPIEEAMEVFEEKLNAFEKLVKSN, from the coding sequence ATGGCGAAATTAATTACAAGAGAAGAGCAACAAGAACAATATACATGGGATTTAACAACAATCTTTCCTTCAGATGAAGCTTATGAAGAAGCTTTTAAAGAATTAGAATCATATTTAGGGAAAGAAGAACAGTTTAAAGGGCATTTACAAGATAGCTCAGACACGTTATACCAAGCATTACTATTAGATAGTGAAATAGATGAGAAGCTAGGTAAAGTATACGTATATGCACACTTAAAGCATGACCAAGATACTGCTAATGATAAATATGCTGGTTATGAAGCGAAAGCTGCAACGTTAGCTAATAAGTTTGGAAGCGCATGGAGCTTTATTTTACCGGAATTAATGTCAATTGATGAAGCGACATTAAATGAATTTGTAGCTTCAAATGATGATTTAAAGAGATATCAATTTGATATTGAAAAATTAAATAAAAAGAGACCACATATTTTAAGTGATAAAGAAGAGAAGATTTTAGCTGAAGCGGGTGAGGCATTACAAACACCTAGTAATGTATTTGGTATGTTTAATAATGCTGACTTAGAATTCAAACCTGCAGTAGATAAAGATGGCAATGAACATGAGTTAACGCAAGGAACTTATACTAAATTATTAGAATCAGAAGACCGCGTGTTAAGAAAATCAGCATATGATAATGTTTATGAAGCATATGGTAGTCACAATAACACTTTAACGGCTACATTGAGTGGTAAAGTTAAAACGGCTATATTCAGCTCTAAAGTGCGTAAATATAAGTCTGCAAGAGAACAAGCATTATCTAACAATTTCATTCCTGAAGATGTTTATGACAACTTAGTTGAGACAGTTCATAAATATTTACCATTGCTACACAGATATACTGAATTAAGAAAAGAACTTCTTGGATTAGATGAAATGCATATGTACGATATGTATACACCTTTAGTTAAAAACTCTTCATTTGAAATGCCTTATGAAGAAGCAAAAGATTGGATGGTAAAAGCTTTACAACCTATGGGTAAAGAATATGTTGAGGTAGTACAAGAAGGTTTAAATAATAGATGGGTAGATGTATATGAGAATAAAGGTAAACGCTCAGGTGGTTATTCATCAGGTGCACATTTAACAAATCCATTTATATTATTAAACTGGTCAGATTCCATTTCAGATTTATTCACTTTAATTCATGAATTTGGACATTCTGCACATAGTTACTTTAGCCGTAAAAATCAACAATCAAATGAAAGTGATTATTCTATTTTCGTTGCAGAAGTAGCTTCAACAACAAACGAAGCTTTATTAAGTGAATATATGGATAAGAATTTAGAAGATCCAGAGAAACGTAAGTATTTACTTAATCAAGAATTAGAAAGATTTAGAGCTACTTTATTTAGACAAACGATGTTTGCTGAATTTGAACATCTTATTCATAAAATAGTAGAAGAGGGCGAACCATTAACTTCAGAAAGACTAAATAAAGAATACGCAGAATTAAATGTTAAGTATTTTGGTGATTCAGTTGTAACAGATGACAACATTGCTAAAGAATGGTCTCGTATACCGCATTTCTACTATAATTTCTATGTTTACCAATATGCTACAGGTTATAGTGCAGCACAAGCATTAAGTAAACAAATTTTAGAAGAAGGCGAACCAGCAGTTAAAAGATATATTAATGAGTTCTTAAAAGCAGGTAGTTCAGATTATCCAATAGAAGTATTGAAAAAAGCTGGAGTCGATATGACTTCTAAAAAACCAATTGAAGAAGCGATGGAAGTATTTGAAGAGAAACTAAATGCGTTCGAAAAGCTAGTAAAAAGCAATTAA
- a CDS encoding competence protein CoiA family protein, translating into MLMGLNDHNQLVYAQHASTEQIYRCPECMGELILRKGKHTIHHFAHKSNSFCLKNSYKKESIAHLASKHHIYSYFNNRIPIDMEYYLHEIDQIPDIIINKSIVIEFQYSPINLELLVSRSEGFKALNMKVIWIGKEVNFNNGMLKLSYFEAALINHEDRTLITYNPNSKTLIRYESIQSIDQHLFIANRKVISWDDLLVKVNTQYAHSYYLTDKAYRTYITKCRRNRSVLEPTLSLLYQAGLIHQNRREFIGIVVPEQIYFLTHCITWQTYIYYEMQKGTFCIGDFQKFIKFRTFFNMNYSEREIVINAVSSYLEVIKQQAISRAKNSI; encoded by the coding sequence ATGTTAATGGGCTTGAATGATCATAATCAATTAGTTTACGCACAGCATGCTTCAACTGAGCAAATATATAGATGTCCTGAATGTATGGGAGAACTTATTTTAAGAAAAGGGAAACATACTATTCATCATTTTGCCCATAAATCTAATAGTTTTTGTTTGAAAAATAGTTATAAGAAAGAATCTATTGCTCATTTGGCATCTAAACACCATATATATTCTTATTTTAATAATAGAATTCCAATTGATATGGAGTACTATTTACATGAAATAGATCAAATACCAGATATTATCATTAATAAATCTATCGTCATAGAATTTCAATATTCACCAATTAATCTTGAGTTGTTGGTAAGTAGGTCAGAAGGTTTTAAAGCATTAAACATGAAAGTTATATGGATTGGTAAGGAAGTGAATTTCAATAATGGGATGTTGAAACTAAGTTATTTTGAAGCTGCTTTAATCAATCATGAAGATAGAACATTAATTACATATAATCCAAATAGCAAGACTTTAATTAGATATGAAAGTATTCAATCAATTGATCAACATTTATTTATAGCTAATCGAAAGGTTATCAGTTGGGACGATTTGTTAGTAAAGGTAAATACCCAATATGCTCATTCATATTATTTAACTGATAAAGCATACCGTACATATATTACGAAATGTAGAAGGAATAGGAGTGTACTAGAGCCGACTTTATCATTATTATATCAAGCGGGATTGATTCATCAGAATAGACGAGAATTTATAGGCATTGTTGTGCCAGAACAAATATATTTTTTAACACATTGTATAACGTGGCAAACCTATATTTATTATGAAATGCAAAAGGGTACATTTTGTATTGGAGATTTTCAGAAATTCATTAAATTTCGAACGTTTTTTAACATGAATTATTCTGAACGAGAGATTGTGATAAATGCAGTTTCATCCTATTTAGAAGTCATTAAACAACAGGCGATATCACGTGCAAAAAATAGCATTTAA
- the mecA gene encoding adaptor protein MecA, with protein sequence MRIERIDETTVKLFITYQDIEARGFKREDLWTNRKRGEEFFWSMMDEINDEEEFVVEGPLWIQVHAFEKGVEVTVSKSKGDELLNMTDEDSNEQLEYQVNDFLSQALDSDQNIGELLNEGENESKDEEKHFVPKDIGLLVRFEELEDIIEYAHYNEHKDIVFTDLLYMLDNKYYYYVQFDQIDDEDIINDFYGQLLEYANPTQVSKLYLDDYAKVVMSYNVMGQVTRYFEPKKLN encoded by the coding sequence ATGAGAATAGAACGAATTGATGAAACAACGGTGAAATTATTTATAACTTATCAAGATATCGAAGCAAGAGGTTTCAAGAGAGAAGACTTATGGACTAACCGCAAACGTGGTGAAGAATTTTTCTGGTCAATGATGGATGAAATTAATGACGAAGAAGAATTTGTAGTTGAAGGTCCTTTATGGATTCAAGTACACGCTTTTGAAAAGGGTGTAGAAGTAACTGTTTCTAAATCTAAAGGTGATGAATTGTTGAATATGACTGATGAAGATTCTAACGAACAATTAGAATACCAAGTCAATGATTTCTTATCTCAAGCACTCGATTCTGATCAGAATATCGGTGAGCTCTTAAACGAAGGTGAAAACGAAAGTAAAGATGAAGAAAAACACTTTGTACCTAAAGACATCGGATTACTTGTACGTTTTGAAGAGTTAGAAGATATTATTGAGTATGCACATTATAATGAACATAAAGACATTGTTTTCACAGACTTATTATATATGTTAGATAATAAATATTATTATTATGTACAATTTGATCAAATTGATGATGAAGACATTATTAATGACTTCTATGGACAGTTGCTTGAATATGCAAATCCAACACAAGTGTCTAAATTATATCTAGATGATTATGCAAAAGTTGTCATGAGTTATAATGTAATGGGACAAGTAACAAGATATTTTGAACCAAAAAAATTAAATTAA
- the spxA gene encoding transcriptional regulator SpxA: MVTLFTSPSCTSCRKAKAWLQEHDIPYTERNIFSEHLTLDEIKAILKMTEDGTDEIISTRSKTYQKLNVDIDALPLQELYTIIQDNPGLLRRPIILDEKRLQVGYNEDEIRRFLPRTVRTFQLLEAQRMVD; this comes from the coding sequence ATGGTAACATTATTTACTTCACCAAGTTGCACATCTTGCCGTAAAGCGAAAGCATGGTTACAAGAACATGACATTCCGTATACGGAGCGTAATATTTTTTCAGAACACTTAACATTAGATGAAATTAAAGCAATCTTAAAAATGACAGAAGATGGAACAGATGAAATCATTTCAACTCGTTCTAAAACATATCAAAAATTAAACGTAGATATCGATGCATTACCTCTACAAGAATTATATACAATCATTCAAGATAATCCAGGTTTACTACGTCGTCCAATTATTTTAGACGAGAAACGTTTACAAGTTGGATATAACGAAGATGAAATTCGTCGTTTCTTACCACGTACAGTTCGTACTTTCCAACTTTTGGAAGCTCAACGTATGGTTGACTAA
- the trpS gene encoding tryptophan--tRNA ligase: protein MDNLFSGIQPSGIPTIANYIGALKQFNEIQNDYDCYFCIVDQHAITVPQDRLKLRENIRKLAAIYLASGIDHEKATLFIQSEVPAHIQAGWILTTISSIGELERMTQYKDKAQKQTQGIPAGLLTYPPLMAADIVLYNTSIVPVGDDQKQHIELTRNLVDRFNTKYNDILTKPSIHTPKFGARIMNLQDPTKKMSKSDSNQKTFISLLDEPNVAAKKIKSAVTDSDGIVKYDKANKPGISNLLVIYSSITNKSIEELETEYEGKGYGDFKGDLAEEVKKFLIDFQEKFNYYYENKEVLDEILDKGRDKASLVANKTLKKMENAMGLGRKRK, encoded by the coding sequence ATGGACAATTTATTTTCAGGCATCCAGCCTAGTGGCATTCCAACAATAGCGAATTATATTGGTGCTTTAAAACAATTTAATGAAATTCAAAATGATTATGATTGTTATTTTTGCATAGTGGATCAACACGCTATTACTGTACCACAAGATAGACTTAAACTTAGAGAAAACATTCGTAAACTTGCAGCTATATATTTAGCTTCTGGAATAGATCATGAAAAAGCTACACTTTTCATTCAATCTGAAGTACCTGCCCATATTCAAGCAGGCTGGATTTTAACAACAATTTCATCAATCGGTGAATTAGAAAGAATGACACAATATAAAGATAAAGCACAAAAACAAACCCAAGGCATACCAGCTGGATTGTTAACATATCCTCCTTTAATGGCAGCGGATATCGTACTTTATAATACAAGTATCGTTCCTGTTGGTGATGATCAAAAGCAACATATAGAATTAACTAGAAATTTAGTAGACCGTTTTAATACTAAATACAACGATATTTTAACAAAACCATCCATTCACACACCTAAATTTGGTGCTAGAATTATGAACTTGCAAGACCCTACTAAGAAAATGAGTAAAAGTGATAGCAATCAAAAGACTTTCATTTCATTATTAGATGAGCCAAACGTTGCAGCTAAAAAAATAAAAAGTGCTGTTACAGACTCAGACGGTATCGTAAAATACGACAAAGCAAACAAACCTGGTATTAGTAATTTACTTGTTATTTATTCAAGTATTACAAATAAATCTATAGAAGAATTAGAAACAGAATACGAAGGCAAAGGTTACGGCGACTTTAAAGGTGACTTAGCTGAAGAAGTTAAAAAATTCTTAATAGATTTCCAAGAAAAATTTAATTACTATTACGAAAACAAAGAAGTATTAGACGAAATATTGGATAAAGGACGAGATAAAGCAAGCCTTGTAGCCAATAAAACACTTAAAAAAATGGAAAACGCAATGGGATTAGGAAGAAAAAGAAAATAA
- a CDS encoding peptide ABC transporter substrate-binding protein, protein MRRSIKFISILLTLVLILSACSSGKGGKNASDDNTLNLQINGDVPTMDSAMATDGLSFDMFFQTMEGLYTLDKDDKAIPAVAKGEPKITNNGKKWTVKLREDAKWSNGDPVTANDFVYAWRKVVDPKTASEYAYIMYDIKNAEAINTGKKNVKDLGVKAVDDHTLEFELTKSLPYYKELLSFGTFMPQNEKFVKKQGDKYGTTVESTLYNGPFKMTNWKPDDKVTLKKNDKYWDKKKVKLNTVNYKVVKEASTAVNLYETNKLDIVDLPAEQVKKYKKDKAYTTELDTITYYFKLNEDKVPEFKNKDFRLAFAKAIDKKAYVKNNLNNGSIPTDNFVPKDFVKDSKGKEYQDGVKNDNQYNVKEAKAHFEKAKKALGKDKFTIELMTYDKDTAKRDAEYFKEQLEKNLDGVTIKIKQQPFKQKLDLVSKGQYEMSLENWIPDYPDPMTFLELYVTDGAHNNTGWSNKEYDNIIKEADSSLASNPDKRLSELQRAEGMLLNEAGIVPLYQVGIAQLQKPNVKNVVNHQFGGVSTLKEAYKEKK, encoded by the coding sequence ATGAGGAGAAGTATTAAATTTATATCCATTTTGCTGACACTTGTATTAATATTGAGTGCATGTTCATCAGGAAAAGGTGGAAAAAATGCTAGTGACGATAATACTTTAAATTTACAAATTAACGGTGACGTGCCTACTATGGACTCAGCTATGGCAACGGATGGTTTATCATTCGATATGTTCTTCCAAACGATGGAAGGTTTATACACGCTGGATAAGGATGATAAAGCAATACCAGCAGTAGCAAAAGGCGAACCGAAAATCACAAACAATGGTAAAAAATGGACAGTGAAGTTAAGAGAAGATGCAAAATGGTCAAACGGTGATCCCGTTACAGCAAATGATTTTGTTTACGCTTGGAGAAAAGTAGTAGACCCTAAAACAGCATCAGAATATGCTTATATCATGTATGATATTAAAAATGCCGAAGCAATTAATACCGGTAAAAAGAATGTTAAAGATTTAGGTGTAAAAGCAGTAGATGATCATACGCTAGAATTCGAACTTACTAAATCATTACCATATTATAAAGAATTACTTTCATTCGGTACATTCATGCCACAAAATGAAAAATTCGTTAAAAAACAAGGTGACAAATATGGTACGACTGTAGAATCAACACTTTATAATGGTCCATTTAAAATGACAAATTGGAAACCAGACGATAAAGTTACGTTGAAAAAGAATGATAAATATTGGGACAAGAAAAAAGTTAAACTAAATACAGTAAACTATAAAGTAGTAAAAGAAGCTTCAACAGCAGTAAATTTATATGAAACGAATAAATTAGACATCGTTGATTTACCAGCAGAACAAGTGAAGAAATATAAAAAAGACAAAGCTTATACTACAGAATTAGATACAATTACTTATTACTTCAAATTAAATGAAGATAAAGTACCAGAATTTAAAAATAAAGACTTTAGATTAGCTTTTGCTAAAGCAATTGATAAAAAAGCTTATGTAAAAAATAATTTAAATAACGGATCAATTCCAACAGATAACTTTGTACCAAAAGATTTCGTGAAAGATAGTAAAGGTAAAGAGTATCAAGATGGCGTGAAAAATGATAACCAATATAATGTAAAAGAAGCGAAAGCACATTTCGAAAAAGCTAAAAAAGCATTAGGTAAAGATAAATTCACAATTGAATTGATGACTTACGATAAAGATACAGCTAAACGAGATGCAGAATACTTTAAAGAGCAACTTGAGAAAAACTTAGACGGCGTTACAATTAAAATTAAGCAACAACCATTTAAACAAAAATTAGACCTTGTTTCTAAAGGACAATATGAAATGTCATTAGAAAACTGGATTCCTGACTACCCAGACCCAATGACATTCTTAGAACTATATGTGACTGACGGTGCTCATAATAATACTGGTTGGTCTAATAAAGAATATGACAATATCATTAAAGAAGCAGACTCATCATTAGCTAGTAACCCTGACAAACGACTTTCTGAATTACAACGAGCAGAAGGTATGTTGTTGAATGAAGCGGGCATTGTACCACTTTATCAAGTCGGTATAGCACAACTTCAAAAACCAAATGTAAAAAATGTAGTTAATCACCAATTCGGAGGCGTTTCTACATTGAAAGAAGCATACAAAGAAAAGAAATAA
- a CDS encoding peptide ABC transporter substrate-binding protein: MNKVKLKWSLFVFLSIILLLSACSGSGSKDSNSAGDGKKLRLISISDIPSMDSTLATDAVSFDTLNNTMEGLYKLDKNEKAIPGIAKGDPKKSKDGLTWTIELKEAKWSNGDKVRAQDFVYAWRKLVDPKNASEYAFIMFDIKNAEDVNKGKKKPEELGVKAIDDKTLEIKLNRELPYYQELLTFGSFLPQNEKFAKEKGNKYGTSAKDTVYNGPFTLSDWKTEDNYTLTKNKEYWDKGNVKLDSANFKVVKEPQTALNMYNSGDVDETLIPAENVEKYKKDKAFNTDLESRVYFMRLNQKDVPEFKNKDLRMAIAQSIDREQYVKSNLNNGSKVADTLVPTKFVKDSKGEDYTKGVKTDNKFNKAEAQKHLKAAKKALGKDEFTFELLTYDQDNAKKDAEYFKEQIEKNLPGVKIKVKQQPYKQKLKLESSMDYQISFGRWGPDYPDAMTFLELFKSDNVMNETGWKNSEYDKKIDEAGNKYLDKEEQRIKTMQDAETLLLNEATIIPIYQQGNARLTKSYAKDIERHQFGGNNDLKHAYIKK, translated from the coding sequence ATGAACAAAGTTAAATTGAAATGGAGTTTGTTTGTATTTTTGTCGATTATCTTATTATTGTCGGCGTGTAGTGGGAGTGGAAGTAAAGATAGTAACTCAGCAGGGGATGGCAAGAAGTTACGATTGATTTCTATTTCTGATATACCTTCAATGGACTCGACGTTAGCAACGGATGCAGTATCTTTTGACACGTTAAACAATACGATGGAAGGGTTGTATAAGTTAGACAAAAATGAAAAAGCAATTCCGGGTATTGCTAAAGGTGATCCTAAGAAGTCTAAAGATGGTTTAACTTGGACGATTGAATTGAAAGAGGCGAAATGGTCTAACGGTGACAAAGTTAGAGCGCAAGACTTTGTATATGCTTGGCGCAAATTAGTGGATCCTAAAAATGCTTCTGAGTATGCGTTTATTATGTTTGATATTAAAAACGCAGAGGACGTTAATAAAGGCAAAAAGAAACCTGAAGAACTTGGCGTAAAAGCGATTGATGATAAAACGTTAGAAATTAAGCTTAATCGCGAGTTACCGTATTACCAAGAATTATTAACATTTGGTTCATTTTTACCACAAAATGAAAAGTTCGCTAAAGAAAAAGGCAATAAGTATGGAACGAGTGCAAAGGATACAGTATATAACGGACCATTTACTTTATCTGATTGGAAAACTGAAGATAATTATACGTTAACTAAAAATAAAGAGTATTGGGATAAAGGTAACGTAAAATTAGATTCTGCTAATTTCAAAGTAGTTAAAGAACCTCAAACAGCATTGAATATGTATAATTCCGGGGATGTGGATGAAACATTAATTCCTGCTGAAAATGTTGAGAAATATAAAAAAGATAAAGCTTTTAATACTGATCTTGAATCTAGAGTGTACTTTATGAGATTGAATCAAAAAGACGTTCCAGAATTTAAAAATAAAGATTTAAGAATGGCTATAGCTCAATCGATTGATAGAGAACAATATGTTAAGAGTAATTTAAATAATGGTTCTAAAGTTGCTGATACATTAGTACCAACTAAATTCGTTAAAGATTCTAAAGGCGAAGATTATACTAAAGGTGTTAAAACAGATAATAAATTTAATAAAGCTGAAGCTCAAAAGCATTTAAAAGCAGCTAAAAAAGCACTTGGGAAAGATGAATTTACTTTTGAATTATTAACATATGACCAAGACAATGCTAAAAAAGATGCTGAATATTTCAAAGAACAAATTGAAAAGAACTTACCTGGCGTCAAAATTAAAGTAAAACAACAACCTTATAAGCAAAAATTAAAATTAGAAAGTAGTATGGATTATCAAATTTCATTCGGTAGATGGGGTCCTGACTATCCAGATGCTATGACATTCTTAGAATTGTTTAAAAGTGATAATGTTATGAATGAAACTGGATGGAAAAACTCAGAATATGATAAAAAAATTGATGAAGCTGGAAATAAATATTTAGATAAAGAAGAGCAACGTATCAAAACGATGCAAGACGCTGAAACTTTATTGTTGAATGAAGCAACGATCATTCCAATTTATCAACAAGGTAATGCTAGATTAACGAAAAGTTACGCTAAAGATATTGAAAGACATCAATTTGGCGGAAACAATGATTTAAAACATGCTTATATTAAGAAGTAA